A DNA window from Vigna angularis cultivar LongXiaoDou No.4 chromosome 1, ASM1680809v1, whole genome shotgun sequence contains the following coding sequences:
- the LOC108347811 gene encoding pyruvate kinase, cytosolic isozyme, which translates to MATTVQAEKRPKTKIVCTLGPASRSVPMVEKLLRAGMNVARFNFSHGSHEYHQETLDNLRAAMENTGILCAVMLDTKGPEIRTGFLKDGKPIQLKQGNEITISTDYSLKGDEKMICMSYKKLAEDVKPGMVILCADGTISFTVLSCDKKMGLVQCRCENSATLGERKNVNLPGVIVDLPTLTEKDKEDILVWGVPNKIDMIALSFVRKGSDLVEVRKVLGKHARNIMLMSKVENQEGVANFDEILANSDAFMVARGDLGMEIPIEKIFLAQKVMIYKCNIQGKPVVTATQMLESMIKSPRPTRAEATDVANAVLDGTDCVMLSGETAAGAYPELAVRTMAKICIEAESTLDYGDVFKRIMEHSPVPMSPLESLASSAVRTANSAKAVLILVLTRGGSTAKLVAKYRPGMPILSVVVPELKTDTFDWACSDEAPARHSLIFRGLVPVLSAASARASHAETTEEAIEFAMQHAKSKGLCHNGDSIVALHRVGTASVIKILTVK; encoded by the exons ATGGCGACGACGGTTCAGGCAGAGAAGAGACCCAAAACGAAGATCGTGTGCACGCTGGGACCCGCATCGCGCTCCGTTCCCATGGTCGAGAAGCTTCTACGAGCCGGCATGAACGTTGCTCGCTTCAACTTCTCACATGGGTCCCACGAATACCACCAGGAAACCCTCGATAACCTCAGAGCCGCCATGGAGAACACCGGTATTCTCTGCGCCGTCATGCTCGACACCAAG GGGCCTGAGATTCGAACTGGATTTCTCAAGGATGGTAAGCCTATCCAACTGAAACAAGGTAATGAGATAACCATTTCCACTGACTATAGCCTAAAGGGTGATGAAAAAATGATTTGTATGAGCTACAAAAAGTTGGCTGAGGATGTGAAGCCCGGAATGGTCATACTGTGTGCGGATGGCACCATATCATTTACAGTTTTATCGTGTGACAAAAAAATGGGTTTGGTTCAATGCCGGTGTGAGAACTCTGCCACTCTTGGTGagaggaagaatgttaatttgCCTGGAGTGATAGTGGATCTCCCAACTTTGACAGAGAAAGACAAGGAAGATATCTTGGTCTGGGGAGTTCCCAATAAAATCGACATGATTGCTCTTTCGTTTGTTCGAAAAGGTTCTGACCTGGTGGAAGTCAGGAAAGTTCTTGGAAAACATGCTAGGAACATTATGCTCATGTCTAAG GTTGAAAACCAAGAAGGGGTTGCGAACTTTGATGAAATCCTTGCAAATTCAGATGCATTTATGGTGGCTCGTGGCGACCTTGGAATGGAAATTCCAATAGAGAAGATATTTCTCGCACAGAAAGTGATGATTTATAAGTGCAATATCCAAGGAAAACCTGTTGTTACCGCAACCCAGATGTTGGAGTCGATGATCAAATCTCCCAGGCCAACTCGGGCCGAAGCTACTGATGTTGCTAATGCAGTTCTGGATGGCACAGACTGTGTGATGCTCAGTGGTGAAACAGCTGCTGGAGCTTATCCAGAACTTGCTGTTCGAACTATGGCTAAAATATGTATTGAAGCAGAGAGCACCCTTGATTATGGAGATGTTTTTAAAAGGATTATGGAACACTCACCGGTACCCATGAGCCCATTGGAGAGTTTAGCTTCTTCTGCTGTTAGAACAGCCAACTCGGCTAAAGCGGTTCTTATATTGGTTTTAACTAGAGGAGGGAGTACTGCAAAATTGGTGGCTAAATACAGGCCAGGCATGCCAATTCTTTCTGTAGTTGTTCCTGAGCTCAAGACTGATACCTTTGACTGGGCATGCAGTGACGAGGCCCCTGCGAGACACAGCCTGATATTCCGTGGATTGGTTCCAGTATTGAGTGCAGCGTCTGCTAGAGCTTCTCATGCTGAAACAACTGAAGAAGCCATAGAGTTTGCCATGCAACATGCCAAGTCCAAGGGTCTCTGCCATAATGGGGATTCTATTGTGGCACTGCATCGTGTGGGAACTGCATCTGTCATCAAGATCTTGACTGTGAAATGA